In the genome of Porphyrobacter sp. ULC335, one region contains:
- a CDS encoding carboxypeptidase-like regulatory domain-containing protein → MIALVLAIAAPVAAKTIENIAHARWNEAGIVQEVASNRVEVTRVAAPLRLDTFRSAPGAQTKLTFMGSRCGQGRPGTPTGPGAAQILAIAPASQYRPGETIIFTLAAPFANRDSGVVDSLAITVDNSTGGHIDLTVFETGVDTGLFAGSIATRRASVGPSRAECTLVVASGDRVTLATTGGMPGGVSVTRDTLILADPFGVVFDSESAAPVSGVRVTLRDAATGALAQVFAEDGVTRWPSSVISGEPITDAAGTVYPMAPGRYWFPLAPIGRYRLQIEPPPDFAAPSAVPLAQLALLSPPDGGAFALSEGSFGDDFSLASTTWIEVDVPVDRDAKAPGLDFSVSRARAQPGDPLVYSLTVSNPEVQERRRLALEIDLPRGIRLRTETLRIDGADPPPGIVNVAPDGRSLTFALDRLPGAGAVRITYGAVIRADAVAGQLVTRAVIRDALGRNARAEATVMAEGDTIAGRMTVIGRVVLGDCGMVADTASGLVGIRVMMEDGSFAVTDADGRYRLEGVVPGTHVVQVARGSLPPGARLVDCARSTRSAGAAGSRFVTGQGGSLARADFHVVASTGGAAPFIAWADDLLSEDRLAQSVFRPALATAIAPVTSDWLALGDGPDGWLTPAEDANPRVPAIKVAFRHRAGQTIRLYVDGQPVDPVAFDGTLKAPGGGYAVSQWRGIPLLNERSVLAAEIVNSLGGVNARVERVVFFTSQPARVELVADQSLLVADGVTRPVAVVRITDRNGRPVREGLSGNYTLNAPFESAAQIEQQQLRQLSGIGEATARWQIEGDEGLARIELAPTMVSGQLRVAFDFANENIRRREEIEAWVVPGDVEWTIVGLGEASIGARTIADNMERGGNFDSDLGPNARVALYAKGRVLGKYLLTLAYDSAKQREDQPLLGAIDPAAYYTVFGDNSQRRFDAATRENLYVRIESATFFALYGDFQTGFDQTTLGRYQRTATGVRAAAQLGDLRAEAFGARIGSAFRRDEFQGNGLAGPYALGSRDILANSERVTIEVRDRFRSEVVVSARSLTRFIDYTIDVLSGTITFSEPILSRDGDLNPQIIIIEYETAQPSGGAINAGVRAEWSADDGAVRIGATALTDQGDGARTNLAVADTRLRLGEASEVRAEIGISAGAGDTATAWLVELQHQTGQLDVVAYARSVEDGYGTGQQSLAEVGRRKLGVDSRYQISDNLLAIASLLQDDSLSDAVQRRGGQVELAWRTPGTDARVGLAHFADRLASGERRSSTLLQTAASQRLFDNRLEVSGDTSIALGGGAGSLDLPPRHRLGLRYALARDVRLTGTYEIADSAAIKARTLRAGVEVSPWEGGRIISSFGQNSGGAGAGGGGAFAGIGLAQTVNVSSTLSLAATLDGNRILGDAPAPEAVINPGQPPANGGPLGVDRTLFEDFTAVTLSGAWRSGRWSANGRAEYRDGQFADRYGASLGVLRQIGEGRALGGNLVWTRSTAMGGASAEIMDAALTIAHRPDGSDFALLGRVEYRSDAVTGAVAGQTGPVGRTALSVTGDAVSRRLVGSVSANWSPRTRGGAGQLSEIGVFLGTRYGFNRVEGLDLAGLTALAGLDLRIGLSSAIDIGGSASIRASVTDGSYSYAFGPQASFVVAKETILSLGYNIAGFRDPDFSLDRPLDQGLFAGIRFKFDADTLGLAGSDSPRGGPEEALRENTE, encoded by the coding sequence GTGATTGCGCTGGTGCTTGCCATTGCTGCGCCGGTCGCCGCGAAGACGATTGAAAACATCGCCCATGCCCGCTGGAACGAGGCGGGCATCGTTCAGGAGGTCGCGTCCAACCGCGTCGAGGTGACGCGCGTGGCCGCACCGCTGCGGCTTGATACCTTTCGCAGTGCGCCGGGCGCTCAGACGAAACTGACCTTCATGGGGTCGCGCTGCGGGCAGGGCAGGCCGGGTACGCCGACCGGGCCGGGGGCAGCGCAAATCCTCGCGATTGCCCCAGCCAGCCAGTATCGCCCGGGTGAGACCATCATCTTCACGCTCGCCGCGCCTTTCGCCAACCGCGATTCCGGCGTGGTCGACAGCCTTGCGATCACCGTCGACAACAGCACCGGCGGGCACATCGATCTCACTGTGTTCGAGACTGGAGTGGACACCGGCCTGTTTGCCGGCAGCATTGCCACGCGCCGGGCAAGCGTGGGGCCGAGCCGCGCTGAGTGCACTCTGGTGGTGGCCTCGGGCGACAGGGTGACGCTGGCGACCACGGGCGGCATGCCCGGCGGGGTGTCGGTCACCCGCGACACCTTGATCCTTGCTGACCCCTTTGGCGTGGTGTTCGACAGCGAGAGCGCCGCCCCGGTCTCGGGCGTGCGCGTCACCTTGCGCGATGCTGCCACCGGCGCGCTAGCGCAGGTTTTCGCCGAGGACGGGGTGACGCGCTGGCCTTCTTCGGTCATCAGCGGCGAGCCGATCACCGATGCAGCCGGCACCGTCTACCCGATGGCGCCGGGCCGCTACTGGTTCCCGCTCGCCCCGATCGGACGTTATCGGCTGCAAATCGAGCCGCCCCCTGACTTTGCCGCGCCCTCGGCGGTACCGCTTGCGCAGCTTGCCTTGCTGTCCCCCCCCGATGGCGGGGCTTTCGCCCTTTCCGAAGGCTCGTTCGGGGACGATTTCTCGCTCGCCAGCACCACCTGGATCGAAGTCGATGTCCCGGTTGATCGGGATGCAAAAGCGCCGGGCCTGGACTTCAGCGTCTCCCGCGCGCGCGCGCAACCGGGCGATCCGCTGGTCTACAGCCTGACGGTGAGCAACCCCGAGGTGCAGGAGCGCCGGAGGCTGGCCTTGGAGATTGATCTGCCGCGCGGCATCCGGTTGCGGACCGAGACGCTGCGGATCGACGGCGCGGATCCGCCGCCGGGCATTGTCAATGTGGCGCCGGACGGGCGCAGCCTCACCTTTGCGCTCGATCGCCTGCCAGGGGCGGGTGCGGTGCGGATCACCTATGGGGCCGTCATCCGCGCCGATGCGGTCGCAGGGCAGCTTGTCACCCGCGCTGTCATCCGCGATGCGCTGGGACGCAACGCCCGCGCCGAGGCCACCGTGATGGCCGAGGGCGACACCATTGCGGGACGGATGACCGTCATCGGTCGCGTGGTGCTTGGTGATTGCGGCATGGTGGCAGACACCGCCTCTGGCCTCGTCGGGATCCGGGTGATGATGGAGGACGGCAGCTTCGCCGTAACCGACGCCGATGGTCGCTATCGCTTGGAAGGTGTGGTGCCCGGCACCCATGTAGTGCAGGTCGCGCGCGGCTCCCTACCGCCGGGCGCACGGCTGGTGGACTGCGCGCGCTCGACCCGCAGCGCGGGTGCGGCGGGATCGCGGTTTGTCACCGGGCAGGGCGGATCGCTCGCCCGGGCGGATTTCCACGTCGTCGCGTCGACCGGCGGGGCTGCCCCCTTCATCGCGTGGGCCGACGATCTTCTGTCTGAGGACCGTCTCGCACAAAGCGTCTTCCGCCCTGCTCTTGCCACGGCAATTGCCCCTGTCACATCCGACTGGCTGGCGCTCGGCGACGGCCCTGATGGCTGGCTTACCCCGGCCGAAGACGCCAACCCGCGCGTCCCCGCGATCAAGGTTGCGTTCCGCCACCGCGCCGGACAGACCATCCGCCTGTACGTCGATGGCCAGCCGGTTGATCCGGTGGCGTTCGATGGCACCTTGAAGGCCCCCGGCGGCGGCTACGCCGTCAGCCAGTGGCGCGGCATCCCCTTGCTGAATGAACGCAGTGTTCTTGCCGCCGAGATCGTCAACTCTCTGGGCGGCGTCAACGCGCGGGTCGAACGCGTGGTGTTCTTCACCTCGCAGCCCGCGCGGGTCGAGCTGGTGGCCGATCAGTCACTGCTGGTGGCCGACGGCGTTACCCGGCCGGTTGCCGTAGTCCGCATCACCGACCGCAATGGCCGCCCGGTGCGAGAGGGCCTGTCGGGCAACTACACACTCAACGCCCCGTTCGAAAGCGCGGCCCAAATCGAACAGCAACAGCTGCGCCAGCTCAGCGGCATTGGCGAGGCGACGGCGCGCTGGCAGATCGAGGGCGACGAGGGCCTCGCCCGGATCGAGCTTGCCCCCACCATGGTCAGCGGCCAGCTGCGCGTGGCCTTCGACTTCGCCAATGAGAACATCCGCCGCCGGGAGGAGATCGAGGCCTGGGTAGTGCCCGGCGATGTCGAATGGACCATCGTCGGCCTTGGCGAGGCCAGCATCGGCGCGCGCACCATTGCCGACAACATGGAGCGCGGCGGCAATTTCGACAGCGATCTGGGCCCCAACGCCCGCGTTGCCCTTTATGCCAAAGGGCGGGTGCTGGGGAAATATCTCCTCACGCTCGCCTATGACAGTGCGAAGCAGCGCGAGGATCAGCCGCTGCTCGGGGCGATTGATCCTGCGGCCTATTACACCGTCTTCGGCGACAATTCGCAGCGCCGCTTCGATGCCGCCACGCGCGAAAATCTCTATGTGCGGATAGAAAGCGCAACGTTCTTTGCGCTGTATGGCGATTTCCAGACCGGGTTCGATCAGACCACTCTGGGCCGATATCAGCGCACCGCCACCGGAGTGCGCGCGGCGGCGCAATTGGGCGACTTGCGTGCCGAGGCTTTCGGCGCGCGCATCGGCAGCGCATTTCGGCGCGACGAATTCCAGGGCAATGGACTTGCCGGGCCCTATGCGCTCGGCAGCCGCGACATTCTGGCCAATTCCGAACGGGTCACTATCGAAGTGCGCGACCGGTTCCGGTCCGAGGTGGTGGTCTCTGCGCGCAGCCTGACGCGGTTCATCGACTACACCATCGATGTCCTGTCGGGCACGATCACCTTCAGCGAACCGATCCTTTCGCGCGATGGTGACCTGAACCCGCAGATCATCATCATCGAATATGAAACGGCCCAGCCCAGTGGCGGCGCGATCAATGCCGGGGTGAGGGCCGAATGGTCCGCCGATGACGGCGCGGTGCGGATCGGGGCGACCGCGCTTACCGATCAGGGGGATGGCGCGCGCACCAATCTCGCCGTCGCCGACACCCGGTTGCGGCTGGGCGAGGCAAGCGAGGTACGCGCCGAAATCGGGATCAGCGCGGGCGCTGGCGATACGGCCACGGCGTGGCTGGTCGAACTCCAGCATCAGACCGGCCAGCTCGATGTGGTCGCCTATGCCCGCTCGGTCGAGGATGGCTATGGCACCGGCCAGCAAAGCCTTGCCGAGGTGGGGCGGCGCAAGCTGGGGGTGGATAGCCGCTACCAGATCAGCGACAATCTTTTGGCCATTGCCAGCCTGTTGCAGGATGACAGCCTTTCTGATGCAGTGCAGCGGCGCGGTGGGCAGGTGGAGCTGGCGTGGCGCACGCCCGGCACCGATGCGCGGGTGGGGCTGGCCCATTTCGCCGATCGGCTGGCCAGCGGTGAGCGCCGCAGTTCAACCTTGCTTCAGACCGCCGCAAGCCAGCGCCTTTTCGATAACCGGCTGGAGGTGAGTGGGGATACCAGCATCGCGCTGGGCGGCGGGGCGGGATCGCTCGATCTGCCGCCGCGCCACCGGCTGGGCCTGCGCTATGCATTGGCGCGCGATGTGCGGCTGACCGGGACCTACGAAATCGCCGATAGCGCGGCGATCAAGGCCCGCACCCTGCGCGCAGGGGTTGAGGTCAGCCCGTGGGAAGGCGGGCGGATCATCTCCAGTTTCGGCCAGAACAGCGGTGGGGCCGGGGCCGGTGGCGGGGGCGCCTTTGCCGGTATCGGGCTTGCTCAGACTGTCAATGTCTCGTCCACCCTGAGCCTTGCCGCGACGCTCGATGGCAACCGCATCCTTGGCGACGCCCCTGCGCCCGAGGCGGTGATCAACCCCGGCCAGCCGCCTGCCAACGGCGGCCCGCTGGGGGTGGATCGTACCTTGTTCGAAGACTTCACCGCCGTCACGCTGAGCGGGGCATGGCGCAGCGGGCGCTGGAGCGCCAATGGCCGGGCCGAATATCGCGACGGGCAGTTTGCCGATCGTTACGGGGCAAGCCTTGGCGTGCTGCGCCAGATCGGTGAAGGCCGCGCGCTGGGCGGCAATCTGGTGTGGACGCGCAGCACCGCCATGGGCGGGGCTTCTGCTGAAATCATGGATGCCGCCCTTACTATCGCGCACCGGCCCGATGGTTCAGATTTCGCGCTGTTGGGCCGGGTGGAATATCGCAGCGATGCCGTGACCGGCGCGGTTGCCGGGCAGACCGGACCGGTGGGACGCACCGCGCTGAGCGTCACTGGCGATGCGGTTTCGCGGCGGCTGGTGGGGAGCGTCTCGGCCAACTGGTCCCCGCGCACACGGGGCGGCGCGGGGCAGCTCAGCGAAATCGGCGTGTTCCTTGGCACGCGCTATGGTTTTAACCGGGTCGAGGGGCTCGATCTTGCGGGCCTCACTGCGCTGGCCGGGCTCGATCTGCGGATCGGGTTGAGTTCGGCTATTGATATCGGCGGCAGCGCCAGCATCCGTGCCAGTGTGACTGATGGCAGCTATAGTTACGCCTTCGGCCCGCAGGCGAGCTTTGTGGTGGCCAAGGAGACCATCTTAAGCCTCGGCTACAATATTGCGGGTTTTCGCGATCCCGACTTCAGCCTCGACCGCCCGCTGGATCAGGGGCTGTTCGCAGGCATCCGGTTCAAGTTTGATGCCGACACGCTGGGGCTGGCCGGAAGCGACAGTCCGCGCGGCGGACCAGAGGAGGCGCTGCGTGAGAACACGGAGTAG
- a CDS encoding right-handed parallel beta-helix repeat-containing protein: protein MRRIARALAICVGRLVLVALIYGAAAFAPAAAQSTRSFSNTTSGGINSLTTCLLPLVRNFTVTSNFVVGDVDLGVLASHSWRGDISITLQSPAGTRQQLVNGNGAAAGDNFNVRLNDGGTQLVNTDNPDGNHSTTGVPPYQNNFRPDAPLSVFSGQTSAGTWRLEICDTYSLLDNGTFLRSDLYLTPQTSSSGTGAIFVVSSTADTGTATLRQAVIDANAAPAEAATISFAIPGAGPHTITLSSVLPNLTTNGLTIDGTTQSGTQCRDLWAGSGHDLRVNVRGGGFNGFQLGGTNQTIRGLSLTNFDNAIITLAGSSNATIQCNYLGLLANGTSSGNTRGALVRGASVRIGGLNAGQGNVISANSIVGVVTEQGSTDTSIQGNFIGTDPTGMTSRANASGINNFFGTATWRDITRNLISGNANSALVLETDDQISPSTDTIRIQRNIIGFTRGLSALLRNGGDGIRFPSGSIANVLIGGDATSAGNTITGNDQGISLNYTPNITIQGNVIARSGQNGVIATAVNGLTIGGASAGLGNVIGGNGLSGIAVIDGSSNATIHGNTIGAVSIAGGTFENQNHAIFLRGVSNVTIGNGTANGRNVIARNGFQAILSGGTVSNLTINGNFIGTDSSGNVALTNASRSDAFTKDAVAFSLGNFSGVAIRNNVIGGHAGALIEFWDSTATGVTIQGNTMGVGANGAAIIPADGVEPLLFTGGPTRNYSNVLIGGSAPGQGNIIANGLYSGIRMESTGSNIQVIGNTIRNNAGFGVTFQTNTRAALVSNRIFDNDLLGIDLEENWITPNDAGDGDAGSNDLLNFPEAIRAVAIGPNELRYNFTLDVPAAASGYRIEFFASGAADPTGFGEGERYLGHVDITHAGGVQTYTGTLTTLEPVSIGDAISATTTRRTAGGEWDITSEFSAVATADGVAALSVAMETELFEPPAGDAFFTPGNDVLVTTTISNGGTGSTDPDTVFVAIAIDPANAFFNAVTPSLGGVVGFTSGSPLLTFTPATDLRYSNAAAAPSSLAQCTYSPVGGYDPAVRHVCVNPKGGLPNGGPQGQFTLQLRARIN, encoded by the coding sequence GTGAGGCGGATCGCGCGCGCCCTTGCCATCTGCGTGGGCCGGCTGGTTCTGGTCGCGCTGATCTATGGCGCGGCGGCCTTCGCACCGGCGGCAGCGCAATCGACCCGCAGCTTCAGCAATACCACCAGCGGCGGCATCAATTCGCTGACGACGTGTTTGCTGCCGCTGGTGAGGAACTTCACGGTAACGAGCAACTTCGTGGTGGGAGACGTCGATCTCGGCGTGCTGGCGAGCCATTCATGGCGCGGAGATATCAGCATCACGCTTCAGTCACCGGCAGGCACGCGGCAACAGCTTGTCAACGGCAATGGCGCGGCAGCGGGCGACAATTTCAACGTCAGACTGAATGACGGCGGGACGCAGCTCGTCAACACCGACAATCCCGACGGCAATCACTCGACGACAGGCGTGCCGCCTTACCAGAACAACTTCAGGCCCGATGCACCGCTTTCGGTATTCAGCGGACAGACCAGCGCGGGGACATGGCGGCTGGAAATCTGCGATACCTACTCGTTGCTCGACAACGGGACCTTCCTCCGCTCCGATCTGTACCTGACACCGCAGACCAGCAGTAGCGGCACGGGCGCGATCTTCGTCGTTTCCAGCACCGCCGACACCGGGACAGCCACGCTGCGGCAGGCGGTGATCGACGCCAACGCGGCACCGGCAGAGGCCGCCACAATCAGCTTCGCCATTCCCGGCGCCGGGCCGCACACCATCACCCTGTCGTCTGTCCTGCCGAACCTCACGACCAACGGCCTGACCATCGACGGCACCACCCAGTCAGGCACCCAGTGCCGCGATCTGTGGGCCGGAAGCGGCCATGACTTGCGGGTCAATGTGCGCGGCGGAGGGTTCAACGGTTTTCAACTGGGCGGCACCAACCAGACTATCAGAGGCCTGTCGCTGACCAACTTCGACAATGCCATCATCACTCTGGCGGGCAGCAGCAATGCCACGATCCAGTGCAATTACCTCGGCCTGCTCGCCAATGGCACCAGCAGCGGCAATACCCGAGGCGCTCTCGTCAGAGGGGCCAGCGTGCGGATCGGAGGACTGAATGCAGGTCAGGGCAATGTAATCTCGGCCAATTCGATCGTCGGGGTGGTAACAGAACAGGGCAGCACCGACACATCCATTCAGGGCAATTTCATCGGCACTGACCCGACCGGGATGACCAGTCGAGCCAATGCGAGCGGCATCAACAATTTCTTCGGCACCGCCACCTGGCGCGACATCACCCGCAATCTCATTTCCGGAAACGCCAATTCGGCGCTCGTGCTGGAAACCGATGATCAGATCAGCCCGTCCACCGACACCATCCGCATCCAGCGCAATATCATCGGCTTTACCCGCGGCCTGTCCGCGCTGCTGCGCAATGGCGGGGACGGCATCCGCTTTCCTTCGGGCAGCATTGCCAACGTGCTCATCGGCGGCGATGCGACCAGCGCGGGTAACACCATCACCGGCAATGATCAGGGCATATCGCTCAACTACACGCCCAACATCACCATTCAGGGCAATGTCATCGCGCGGTCTGGCCAGAACGGGGTAATCGCCACCGCCGTAAACGGTTTGACGATCGGCGGCGCGTCTGCAGGTCTTGGCAATGTCATCGGCGGCAACGGCTTATCCGGCATCGCCGTGATCGATGGATCGAGCAATGCGACCATCCATGGCAACACGATCGGAGCGGTCAGCATCGCCGGCGGCACGTTCGAGAACCAGAACCATGCAATATTCCTGAGAGGTGTGAGCAATGTCACCATTGGAAACGGCACTGCCAATGGCCGCAATGTCATCGCCCGCAATGGCTTTCAAGCGATCTTGAGCGGGGGCACAGTGTCGAATCTTACCATCAATGGCAATTTCATCGGGACGGATTCCAGCGGCAATGTCGCGCTCACCAATGCCTCAAGATCGGATGCTTTCACCAAAGATGCGGTCGCCTTCAGCCTCGGCAATTTCAGCGGAGTCGCCATTAGAAACAATGTGATCGGCGGGCACGCTGGCGCGCTGATTGAGTTTTGGGACAGCACCGCTACCGGCGTGACCATTCAGGGCAACACCATGGGCGTGGGGGCCAATGGCGCGGCGATCATTCCCGCCGATGGGGTTGAGCCGTTGCTGTTCACCGGTGGCCCGACCCGCAACTATTCCAACGTGCTGATTGGCGGCTCTGCGCCGGGTCAGGGCAATATCATCGCCAATGGCCTGTATTCAGGGATCAGGATGGAATCCACCGGCAGCAATATTCAGGTGATCGGCAACACCATCCGCAACAATGCCGGATTCGGGGTCACTTTCCAGACAAACACCAGAGCAGCGCTGGTCAGCAACCGCATCTTCGATAACGACCTGCTGGGCATTGATCTGGAGGAAAACTGGATCACCCCCAATGATGCAGGCGATGGCGATGCCGGGTCCAATGATCTACTGAACTTCCCCGAGGCCATCCGCGCCGTGGCGATCGGTCCGAACGAGCTGCGCTACAATTTCACCCTCGACGTCCCGGCCGCTGCCAGCGGCTACCGCATCGAATTCTTCGCCAGCGGCGCCGCGGACCCGACCGGTTTTGGCGAGGGCGAGCGTTATCTCGGCCATGTCGACATCACTCACGCGGGCGGTGTGCAGACTTACACCGGCACGCTCACCACGCTTGAACCGGTCAGCATTGGTGATGCCATTTCCGCCACCACCACCCGGCGCACGGCGGGCGGCGAGTGGGATATCACGTCGGAATTCTCCGCTGTCGCCACGGCTGATGGCGTCGCGGCGCTGAGCGTCGCCATGGAAACCGAACTGTTCGAACCGCCTGCAGGCGACGCCTTCTTCACCCCCGGCAACGACGTGCTTGTCACCACCACCATCAGCAATGGTGGCACCGGCAGCACCGATCCCGATACGGTGTTTGTGGCGATTGCGATCGATCCGGCCAATGCCTTCTTCAACGCGGTCACGCCATCGCTGGGAGGGGTAGTCGGCTTTACCAGCGGCTCGCCCTTGCTGACGTTCACACCTGCCACCGACCTGCGCTATTCAAATGCCGCCGCTGCGCCTTCATCGCTAGCGCAATGCACCTATAGTCCTGTCGGAGGCTACGATCCGGCTGTCCGGCACGTCTGCGTGAACCCCAAGGGCGGCCTGCCGAACGGCGGACCGCAAGGGCAGTTCACCTTGCAACTACGCGCGCGCATTAACTGA
- a CDS encoding erythromycin esterase family protein: MARFFDNLLIYRAGMCFGQSSGRQKLLGRHTWLRPSFLLALTLFALVSGHGASRAQSPVQTDAWSGQDADEKAALNAILDETCDRQIVMLGENGFHGEGKTIAFKAELVETLVTRCGFKIVLFESSQYEFLDIERKARRGNAIAREQISAAIGQIWNQNREMDGLISFLASAKSNGDFIVGGLDDQLGSRGLLFGNDPMIAELTGLLPIDQRQPCAGRLLRRTYSAYSKETPYTSQEREGLRECVGAARKILLARPGTNEDPLLLAMLDNLDRYLVRDFQSGPQRIAGRDASMHLNLRWWLSHRGKVEPKVIIWAANSHIAKGKGIDPAFNGAAPLGNMIAAEFGRRSYALGFSANSGTYRWSRSETKAIPTNTGALENRAIGTTGKTMVFLSRRALGRKPETAGLLNHQFYQAEWREFFDGVAVFQSERPPSRFNN, from the coding sequence ATGGCGCGCTTCTTCGACAACCTCTTGATCTACCGAGCCGGAATGTGCTTCGGGCAGTCTAGCGGGCGGCAAAAGCTGCTTGGTCGCCACACATGGCTCCGGCCCAGCTTCCTGCTTGCCTTAACGCTGTTCGCTTTGGTGTCAGGCCATGGCGCCTCCAGAGCCCAATCTCCTGTTCAGACCGATGCTTGGTCCGGTCAAGATGCAGACGAGAAGGCTGCACTCAACGCCATTCTGGATGAGACCTGCGACCGCCAGATCGTTATGCTCGGCGAGAATGGGTTCCACGGGGAAGGCAAGACAATCGCCTTCAAGGCTGAGCTGGTCGAGACACTTGTGACCCGTTGCGGTTTCAAGATCGTGCTGTTCGAATCCAGCCAGTACGAGTTCCTCGATATTGAACGCAAAGCGCGACGCGGCAATGCGATAGCGCGGGAACAGATATCCGCAGCCATCGGACAAATCTGGAACCAGAACCGCGAAATGGATGGCCTGATTTCGTTCCTTGCAAGCGCAAAGAGCAATGGCGACTTCATCGTCGGGGGACTTGACGATCAGCTGGGCAGCCGAGGGCTTCTGTTCGGCAATGATCCGATGATCGCGGAGCTAACCGGCTTACTGCCGATAGATCAGCGGCAACCATGTGCCGGGCGGCTGCTGCGTCGCACATACTCAGCCTATTCGAAAGAGACGCCCTACACGTCACAGGAGCGTGAGGGTTTACGAGAATGCGTCGGTGCCGCCCGGAAAATCCTGCTTGCAAGGCCCGGAACCAACGAAGACCCCCTTCTCCTTGCGATGCTCGACAACCTTGACAGATATCTGGTGCGCGATTTTCAGTCCGGTCCACAGCGGATTGCAGGCCGGGATGCGTCGATGCACTTGAACCTGCGTTGGTGGCTTTCACATCGCGGCAAGGTTGAGCCAAAAGTTATAATCTGGGCGGCGAACAGTCACATCGCGAAAGGCAAAGGCATTGACCCCGCCTTTAACGGTGCGGCTCCTTTGGGAAACATGATTGCCGCGGAGTTCGGCAGGCGGTCATATGCTCTCGGATTTTCGGCCAACTCGGGCACCTACCGATGGTCCCGTTCGGAGACGAAGGCCATTCCCACCAATACTGGAGCGCTGGAAAACAGGGCAATTGGCACTACGGGCAAAACGATGGTGTTCCTGTCCCGCAGGGCCTTGGGGAGAAAACCGGAAACAGCTGGGTTGCTAAACCACCAGTTCTATCAGGCAGAGTGGCGAGAGTTTTTCGACGGCGTCGCCGTGTTCCAGTCGGAGCGTCCGCCGAGCAGGTTCAACAATTAG